A portion of the Adhaeribacter radiodurans genome contains these proteins:
- a CDS encoding PAS domain-containing protein, with amino-acid sequence MDFLELFIHLPDAMVVLSPEPDFKIITCNNTYQQVTMRKREEIIGLPFLLEAFPDREVSYEQNPVRKSLAKAVATKQVDYLDVLRYDLPKPETEGGGFEVRYWEASHTPVLDETGAVKYVIQKTTDVTSRELAKQAQRESENKFRFMADAMPQLVFTTDPAGKLTYLNQRWAVYSNISLKELSTTGWQQIIHPEDLPELQKRGKEAFENKTEMQIELRKRDKEGSYRWHLCRMLPMRGEDGNITMWLGSSTDIHDTRLLVQELLTTNEQMALLADQVQLAYQKVELERKTLERFIMEAPAFFCILEGPEHRYELVNSHYQKLFPNRQLLHKPVAEALPEVIEQGFLQLLDNVYQTGKSYEAKEILVKLDQHNTGKLDDVYVNFLYQPILDETEKVTGILVFGFEINEIIKLRKQLQESGHSVNEAAR; translated from the coding sequence ATGGACTTTTTAGAATTATTTATTCATCTTCCGGATGCCATGGTGGTATTATCGCCGGAACCTGATTTTAAAATAATTACCTGCAACAATACGTACCAGCAGGTAACCATGCGAAAAAGGGAAGAAATTATAGGATTACCTTTTTTACTAGAGGCTTTTCCGGACCGGGAAGTTTCTTACGAGCAAAATCCGGTACGCAAATCATTGGCAAAAGCAGTAGCTACCAAACAAGTAGATTACTTAGACGTACTGCGCTACGATTTACCGAAACCAGAAACCGAAGGAGGTGGATTTGAAGTTCGGTACTGGGAAGCTTCTCATACGCCTGTACTCGATGAAACAGGGGCGGTAAAATACGTTATTCAGAAAACAACAGATGTTACCTCCCGGGAACTGGCCAAACAAGCGCAACGCGAAAGTGAAAATAAATTCCGATTTATGGCCGATGCCATGCCGCAACTGGTTTTTACTACCGATCCGGCCGGTAAATTAACCTATCTCAATCAACGTTGGGCAGTTTATAGTAATATCTCTTTAAAGGAGTTGAGTACTACAGGCTGGCAGCAAATTATTCATCCGGAAGATTTACCAGAGTTGCAAAAGCGCGGCAAAGAGGCTTTTGAGAATAAAACCGAAATGCAGATAGAACTTCGCAAACGCGATAAAGAAGGTAGCTACCGCTGGCATTTATGTCGTATGTTACCGATGCGAGGCGAAGATGGGAATATAACCATGTGGCTAGGTTCTTCTACCGATATTCATGATACCCGTTTATTGGTGCAGGAATTACTAACTACTAACGAGCAAATGGCGCTTCTGGCCGATCAGGTGCAGCTAGCTTACCAAAAGGTTGAATTGGAACGGAAAACTTTGGAGCGGTTCATTATGGAAGCACCCGCTTTCTTTTGCATCTTAGAAGGGCCGGAACATCGGTACGAATTGGTAAATAGTCATTATCAGAAACTTTTTCCTAATCGGCAGTTGTTACACAAACCTGTAGCTGAAGCTTTACCCGAAGTAATAGAACAAGGCTTTTTGCAATTGCTTGATAATGTGTATCAAACGGGAAAATCTTACGAAGCAAAAGAAATATTAGTAAAATTAGATCAGCACAATACAGGTAAACTAGACGATGTTTACGTGAATTTCTTGTACCAGCCTATATTGGATGAAACCGAAAAAGTTACAGGGATTCTGGTTTTTGGTTTCGAAATAAATGAAATAATAAAGTTAAGAAAGCAACTGCAAGAGTCAGGTCATTCTGTTAACGAAGCAGCCAGGTAA
- a CDS encoding histidine kinase — protein MNAAQVDFQQLRIKHILYKSKVRSVLFGGSFDEAFFSPSGPVNTWFTSVGMIKYRQEVEMTELARVHQDLSSTASNLFQLYKFGKIDQAYDGLKLIEKKSEQFLLLLAQLEDRLKERV, from the coding sequence ATGAATGCCGCACAAGTAGACTTTCAGCAACTCCGGATCAAACATATTCTGTATAAATCAAAGGTCCGTTCCGTACTATTTGGTGGCTCGTTCGATGAGGCTTTCTTTTCGCCTTCCGGACCCGTAAACACGTGGTTTACTAGCGTAGGAATGATAAAGTACCGGCAGGAAGTAGAAATGACCGAACTAGCCCGCGTACACCAAGACCTGAGTTCAACGGCCAGTAATTTATTTCAGCTGTATAAATTTGGTAAAATTGACCAGGCTTACGACGGCTTAAAACTTATTGAAAAAAAATCAGAGCAATTTTTACTTTTGTTAGCGCAACTAGAAGACAGATTAAAAGAAAGAGTTTAA
- a CDS encoding S1/P1 nuclease, giving the protein MKKVISLILLFPFLISQTFAYGQTGHRVVGLVAEKHLSKKARKKVLQILGNNSLSEVANFMDDVKSDPAYNHTHDWHWVTIPDGMKYEQTQKNLNGDLILKLEELIQTLKAHNLTAVQEQENLKFLIHMVGDLHQPLHVGGQDDMGGNNVKVQWFGKASNLHRVWDSEIIDGKDLSYTELASFLDEPNKAEIKNWQSTSIRDWAYGMMQFRPQIYAVAADGKLGYRYSYDNFGTIQKLLMQGGIRLAGLLNQIYG; this is encoded by the coding sequence ATGAAAAAAGTAATTAGTTTAATCCTTTTATTTCCTTTTCTTATTAGTCAGACTTTTGCTTATGGTCAGACGGGCCACCGGGTAGTAGGTTTGGTAGCAGAGAAGCATCTAAGCAAAAAAGCCCGTAAGAAAGTTTTACAAATCCTCGGAAACAACTCCCTATCCGAAGTAGCTAATTTCATGGACGATGTAAAATCCGATCCGGCTTACAATCATACCCACGATTGGCATTGGGTTACCATTCCGGATGGAATGAAGTACGAGCAAACGCAGAAAAACCTAAACGGTGACTTAATTTTGAAATTAGAAGAGTTAATACAAACCTTAAAAGCACATAATTTAACGGCCGTTCAGGAACAGGAAAATTTAAAGTTTTTAATTCACATGGTCGGCGATTTGCACCAGCCCTTGCATGTGGGTGGCCAAGACGATATGGGGGGCAATAATGTGAAAGTACAGTGGTTTGGGAAAGCTTCTAATTTACACCGGGTTTGGGATAGTGAGATTATTGATGGGAAAGATTTAAGTTATACCGAGTTAGCTTCGTTTTTAGATGAACCCAATAAAGCAGAGATAAAAAACTGGCAAAGCACCAGTATTAGAGATTGGGCCTACGGCATGATGCAATTCCGGCCGCAAATATACGCTGTTGCCGCCGATGGCAAGTTAGGTTACCGCTATTCTTACGACAATTTTGGTACTATCCAAAAGTTACTCATGCAAGGTGGTATCCGGTTGGCTGGCTTGTTAAACCAGATATATGGTTAG
- a CDS encoding SDR family oxidoreductase — MELSGNTVLITGGASGIGLALAERFLQAGSKVIVCGRREDKLQEAQQKYPQLHTRVCDVVKESDRQDLYNWVVQSFPEVNVLLNNAGIQNRQSMVGSSQSWSFHQAEISINLEAPIHLAFLFIPHLQQKLQSYIINVTSGLAFAPLAQAAIYSATKAALHSFTLSLRRQLRDTSIKVLEIVPPAVQTDLGGAGIHTFGAPLNDFADGIMAGLARGEEEVGYGTSEINRKASREQLNEIFNRMNG, encoded by the coding sequence ATGGAATTATCAGGGAATACCGTATTAATTACGGGCGGAGCTTCGGGTATTGGGTTAGCTTTGGCTGAACGTTTTTTACAAGCAGGCAGTAAGGTTATTGTTTGCGGTCGTCGGGAGGACAAGTTGCAGGAAGCCCAGCAGAAATATCCGCAACTCCATACACGGGTTTGTGACGTAGTTAAGGAATCAGATCGGCAAGATTTATACAATTGGGTTGTTCAATCTTTTCCGGAAGTGAATGTTCTGTTAAATAACGCTGGTATCCAGAACCGGCAATCGATGGTAGGTAGTTCCCAATCCTGGTCTTTTCATCAGGCCGAAATTTCCATTAACCTGGAAGCTCCTATTCATTTAGCTTTTTTATTTATTCCGCATTTGCAGCAAAAACTGCAAAGTTATATTATAAATGTAACCTCTGGTCTAGCGTTTGCACCACTGGCCCAAGCTGCCATATATAGCGCTACTAAAGCTGCCCTGCATTCCTTTACATTATCCTTACGACGGCAACTACGCGATACTTCTATTAAAGTACTGGAAATTGTACCGCCTGCCGTGCAAACCGACTTAGGCGGAGCCGGAATCCATACCTTTGGCGCCCCTTTAAACGACTTTGCCGATGGCATTATGGCTGGTCTAGCTCGCGGAGAAGAGGAAGTTGGATATGGCACTTCAGAAATAAATCGGAAAGCTTCCCGTGAACAGCTAAACGAGATATTTAACCGCATGAATGGTTAA
- the ppnP gene encoding pyrimidine/purine nucleoside phosphorylase: MIQVNEYFDGTVKSLAYQTAEGKSSVGVINPGTYKFGTGQPEIMTIIEGKLTVLLQDATEWQSYTKGQAFDVPGNSSFQVKTEEQTSYLCQYR, encoded by the coding sequence ATGATCCAAGTAAACGAATATTTCGACGGAACAGTAAAATCATTAGCTTATCAAACGGCAGAAGGAAAATCGTCTGTTGGAGTAATTAACCCCGGCACGTACAAATTTGGCACTGGTCAGCCCGAAATCATGACTATTATAGAAGGGAAATTAACAGTTTTATTGCAGGACGCAACTGAATGGCAATCGTATACAAAAGGCCAGGCTTTTGACGTACCGGGCAATTCATCTTTCCAGGTAAAGACAGAAGAACAAACATCTTATTTGTGCCAGTACCGCTAA
- a CDS encoding M1 family metallopeptidase produces MKINTTTTISRRAIVFIITTLLFSQAWAQEKLTFTHQDTLRGSVTPERAWWDLTHYHLDVRVNPTEKSIKGVNTISYRVLQTEKIMQIDLQQPLNIEKVTQNGKSLNFRRDGNAFFITLNEPQQPGTFQKVEVYYGGIPQVSANPPWSGGVTWQKDKKGNPFVATSCQGDGASLWWPCKDHMYDEPDSMQISVTVPQNLIDVSNGRLRKVVQNNDGTKTFHWFVTNPINNYGVNVNIGDYVNFFEKFKGEKGTLDCNYYVLREDLEKAKKQFKEVPRMLQAFEHWFGPYPFYEDSYKLVQVPYLGMEHQSSVTYGNKFENGYLGKDLSGSGWGLKFDFIIVHESGHEWFANNITYKDIADMWIHESFTAYSENLFLDYHFGKKASSEYVIGTRKNIKNDRPIVGYYDVNYSGSGDMYYKGANMLHTLRQIVNNDEKWRSILRGLNKEFYHQTVTAAQIENYLSKQIGRDLSGFFQQYLRDVRIPQFEYQLRNNELTYRWANSVANFNIPVKVYLNNQEKWLEPTTTWQELPNVPANATVQVDSNFYVTAPQNNVK; encoded by the coding sequence ATGAAAATAAATACAACCACAACTATTTCCCGGCGAGCCATCGTTTTTATTATAACTACTCTGTTATTTAGTCAGGCGTGGGCCCAGGAAAAATTAACTTTTACTCACCAGGACACCTTGCGCGGCTCCGTTACTCCGGAAAGAGCCTGGTGGGATTTAACGCACTATCATTTGGATGTACGGGTAAACCCCACCGAAAAATCGATAAAAGGAGTAAACACCATTTCGTACCGGGTTTTGCAGACCGAAAAAATTATGCAAATCGATTTGCAGCAGCCATTAAATATTGAAAAAGTAACGCAAAATGGTAAATCTTTAAATTTCCGGCGCGATGGGAATGCCTTTTTTATCACCTTAAACGAACCCCAGCAACCCGGTACCTTCCAAAAAGTAGAAGTTTACTACGGGGGTATTCCGCAAGTGAGCGCTAATCCACCGTGGAGCGGCGGCGTAACCTGGCAAAAAGATAAAAAAGGTAATCCATTTGTAGCGACTTCGTGCCAGGGCGATGGTGCCAGTTTGTGGTGGCCCTGCAAAGACCACATGTACGACGAACCGGACAGCATGCAAATAAGCGTTACCGTACCACAAAATTTAATTGATGTATCCAACGGGCGCTTGCGCAAAGTAGTCCAGAATAACGACGGCACTAAAACCTTTCATTGGTTTGTGACTAATCCTATTAACAACTACGGGGTAAACGTTAACATCGGCGATTATGTAAATTTCTTCGAAAAATTCAAAGGCGAAAAAGGTACGCTTGATTGTAATTATTATGTGCTTCGCGAGGATTTAGAAAAAGCAAAAAAACAATTTAAAGAAGTGCCGCGCATGCTCCAGGCTTTTGAACATTGGTTTGGCCCCTACCCTTTTTACGAAGATAGTTACAAGCTGGTACAAGTGCCTTACCTGGGTATGGAGCACCAAAGTTCGGTTACCTACGGCAATAAATTTGAGAATGGTTATTTAGGTAAAGATTTAAGTGGCTCTGGCTGGGGTTTAAAGTTTGATTTTATTATTGTGCACGAATCGGGGCACGAGTGGTTTGCCAATAACATTACCTATAAAGATATTGCCGATATGTGGATTCACGAGAGTTTCACAGCTTACTCCGAAAACCTATTCCTGGATTATCACTTTGGTAAAAAAGCCAGCAGCGAATACGTAATTGGTACCCGCAAAAATATTAAAAACGATCGGCCTATTGTCGGCTACTACGATGTAAACTACAGCGGCTCCGGCGATATGTATTACAAAGGCGCTAACATGCTGCATACCTTACGCCAAATAGTAAACAACGACGAAAAATGGCGCTCCATCCTACGAGGTCTTAACAAAGAATTTTATCACCAAACCGTAACTGCGGCGCAAATAGAAAATTACCTGAGTAAACAAATTGGTCGCGATTTATCGGGTTTCTTTCAGCAATATTTGCGCGATGTACGCATTCCGCAGTTCGAATATCAACTCCGGAATAACGAGCTAACTTATCGTTGGGCCAACAGCGTAGCTAATTTTAATATACCGGTAAAAGTATACCTTAACAACCAGGAAAAATGGCTGGAGCCTACCACCACCTGGCAGGAGCTACCCAATGTACCCGCTAACGCAACGGTGCAGGTAGATTCTAATTTTTACGTAACTGCACCCCAAAACAACGTTAAATAA
- a CDS encoding DUF481 domain-containing protein has protein sequence MRLFYLPYLIAFTINLGLHSSMVTAQIVNIEEDRTGADTTNDFSGKAGINFSIYNQNAGKNRPNNYLQLTLNGDVTYQSRLHTYFWVNYLNYLLVNYNDEEQRNTVAQQGYSHVRVNWFRARRLSYELFAQIQNDKARGLQWRTLGGGYLRYRLIPDEDKNINVFLGTGLMHEHEAWENPEEFNHLQVSNLLKSTSYVSAKLKARENLEINAITYYQVGYSRLIDRFRNRISGDISIGVKVTKVLSLKTRFNCTYEDQPIVPVTKFVYTIANGIEMRF, from the coding sequence ATGCGATTATTTTACTTACCTTATTTAATAGCTTTTACTATTAATTTGGGGCTACACTCCTCAATGGTTACTGCCCAGATTGTAAATATAGAAGAGGACCGTACCGGTGCTGATACTACGAATGATTTTTCGGGTAAAGCCGGTATCAACTTTTCTATTTACAACCAAAATGCCGGCAAAAACCGCCCGAACAATTATCTGCAGCTTACTTTAAACGGCGACGTAACGTACCAATCGCGGCTGCATACTTATTTTTGGGTAAATTACCTGAACTACCTGCTAGTAAATTATAACGATGAAGAGCAACGCAATACCGTAGCGCAGCAAGGTTATTCTCATGTTCGGGTAAATTGGTTTCGGGCTCGTCGGCTATCTTACGAATTATTCGCTCAAATTCAGAACGATAAAGCGCGCGGGTTACAATGGCGTACCTTAGGAGGCGGTTATTTGCGTTACCGGTTAATACCAGACGAGGACAAAAACATAAATGTTTTTTTAGGAACCGGTTTGATGCATGAGCACGAAGCATGGGAAAATCCGGAAGAGTTTAATCACTTACAAGTTTCTAATTTACTAAAATCTACCAGCTACGTAAGTGCAAAATTGAAAGCGCGCGAAAACCTGGAGATTAACGCCATAACCTATTACCAGGTAGGCTACAGCCGCCTTATTGATCGGTTCCGGAACCGGATAAGCGGCGATATTAGCATAGGAGTAAAAGTTACCAAAGTATTAAGTTTAAAGACCCGATTTAACTGCACCTACGAAGATCAGCCCATTGTACCCGTAACAAAATTTGTTTACACCATTGCTAATGGTATAGAAATGCGCTTCTAA
- a CDS encoding MBL fold metallo-hydrolase RNA specificity domain-containing protein, producing the protein MTISFYGAAQTVTGSKHLVTLENGTRILLDCGLLQGKGDKTDDYNREFDFEPENINYLILSHAHIDHSGLIPRLVKMGFTGPIFCTPPTLELCELLLRDSARIQGSNSNNGTTHTPLYTEEDVENALQLFETVPYDKPYPIDENIELLFTDTGHVLGSAAINLKLQDEGRERTLCFSGDIGRFANRILKEPQPFPAAEIILCESTYGDKIHDSLANTEERLEKIVQTVCAERQGKLLIPAFSIGRTQELIYSLNYLAEEGRLPENVKVFVDSPLSVYATDILRSHPEYFNHTMQEYLKIDSDPFGFPQLHYITEAGDSKELNNFMEPCVIISSSGMMEAGRIQHHLKNNLADPNSAVLITGYCEPSTLGGQLLKGAETVNIMGEEIEVKAEMIVMKEYSAHADYGDIAKFLLCQDKEKIQKIFLVHGEKPVMERLKADLTDFGYSNIEIPDFRLSYVI; encoded by the coding sequence ATGACCATATCTTTTTACGGCGCTGCGCAAACCGTTACGGGCAGCAAACATTTAGTAACTTTAGAAAACGGTACGCGCATTTTGCTCGACTGCGGTTTACTGCAAGGCAAAGGCGACAAAACCGACGATTATAACCGCGAGTTTGATTTTGAACCCGAAAACATTAATTATTTAATTCTATCGCACGCGCACATTGACCACTCGGGTTTAATACCGCGCTTAGTTAAAATGGGCTTTACCGGACCAATTTTCTGTACGCCTCCTACTTTAGAACTATGCGAACTGCTGCTACGCGACAGCGCTCGCATTCAGGGAAGTAATAGTAACAATGGAACCACTCATACTCCATTGTACACCGAAGAAGATGTAGAAAATGCCTTACAGCTTTTTGAAACGGTACCGTACGATAAGCCTTACCCAATTGACGAAAATATAGAATTACTTTTTACCGATACCGGGCACGTATTAGGCAGTGCCGCCATTAACTTAAAACTGCAAGACGAAGGCCGGGAGCGTACGCTTTGTTTTAGCGGCGATATTGGTCGTTTTGCCAATCGTATTTTAAAAGAACCGCAGCCCTTTCCGGCTGCCGAAATTATTTTATGTGAATCAACGTACGGCGATAAAATACACGATAGCTTGGCGAACACCGAAGAACGATTGGAGAAAATTGTACAAACGGTTTGCGCAGAACGTCAGGGTAAACTCCTTATTCCGGCGTTTAGCATTGGCCGCACCCAGGAACTTATTTACTCCCTTAATTACCTCGCCGAAGAAGGCCGCCTGCCCGAAAACGTGAAAGTATTTGTGGATAGTCCGCTGTCTGTTTACGCTACCGATATTTTACGCAGCCATCCGGAGTACTTTAATCATACCATGCAGGAATATCTTAAAATAGATTCCGACCCATTTGGTTTTCCGCAACTACATTACATTACCGAGGCCGGAGATTCTAAAGAACTGAATAACTTTATGGAGCCCTGCGTTATTATTTCCTCGTCGGGTATGATGGAAGCCGGTCGGATTCAGCACCATTTAAAAAATAATTTAGCGGACCCTAACAGTGCGGTACTCATTACGGGCTACTGCGAACCCAGTACTTTAGGCGGCCAATTATTAAAAGGAGCAGAAACCGTAAACATCATGGGCGAAGAAATAGAAGTAAAAGCCGAGATGATTGTGATGAAAGAATACAGCGCCCACGCTGATTACGGTGATATTGCTAAGTTTTTACTCTGTCAGGACAAAGAAAAAATTCAGAAAATTTTTCTGGTACACGGCGAAAAACCGGTAATGGAACGATTAAAAGCAGATTTAACTGACTTTGGTTATTCCAACATCGAAATTCCTGATTTCCGGTTGTCGTACGTTATATAG
- a CDS encoding c-type cytochrome yields the protein MMNKQFILLAAFSFAFLTGCGSQTKQPGEEFYDSDYRAKADSAYEENQRNQPVAQAQPAVNTDTNSEKVGANASTHSAASEAPSAQADKSQASSPGKVAGTTPTETAAPAQTKPAATAGNFEKGKALLAKSDCLACHKIDQKIVGPAYQEVAKKYEANDKNITYLANKIIKGGAGVWGDVPMSPHPTLSQSDAKSMAQYILSLR from the coding sequence ATGATGAACAAACAATTTATTCTTTTAGCAGCATTTAGTTTTGCCTTCTTAACGGGATGTGGTAGCCAGACCAAGCAACCAGGAGAAGAGTTCTACGACTCAGATTATCGGGCTAAAGCGGATAGTGCTTACGAAGAAAATCAAAGAAACCAACCAGTAGCCCAGGCCCAGCCGGCTGTTAACACCGACACTAACTCTGAAAAGGTTGGGGCAAATGCCAGTACGCATTCTGCTGCCTCCGAAGCACCCTCTGCGCAAGCTGATAAATCGCAGGCCAGTTCTCCGGGTAAAGTTGCGGGAACCACCCCAACTGAAACTGCTGCCCCAGCTCAAACCAAACCTGCTGCAACTGCTGGTAATTTTGAAAAAGGCAAAGCCTTGTTAGCTAAATCCGACTGTTTGGCTTGCCACAAAATTGATCAAAAAATAGTAGGGCCAGCCTACCAGGAGGTTGCGAAAAAATACGAAGCCAACGATAAAAATATAACTTACCTGGCTAATAAAATTATTAAAGGCGGTGCCGGAGTTTGGGGCGATGTACCTATGAGTCCGCATCCAACATTGTCGCAGAGCGATGCCAAATCTATGGCTCAATACATTCTTTCTCTGCGATAA
- a CDS encoding O-methyltransferase, whose protein sequence is MDFLPLELQQYVENHTSPESEVLKKLNRDTHVNVMKPRMLSGHLQGRLLAMISQMLRPQHILEIGTYTGYSAICLAEGLAEAGTLHTIDVNAELEEMVRRYFAEAGLTDKIKYYLGQALTIIPTLPYTFDLVFIDADKVNNVNYFDLVIDKVRAGGFIITDNVLWSGKVANSTLNTDKDTQAVLAFNRKVHEDPRVENILLPIRDGLLIARKI, encoded by the coding sequence ATGGACTTTTTACCATTAGAACTGCAGCAATACGTGGAGAATCATACTTCTCCGGAGTCAGAAGTGTTGAAGAAATTAAACCGCGACACGCACGTAAATGTAATGAAGCCGCGCATGTTGTCGGGGCATTTACAGGGGCGTTTGTTGGCTATGATTTCGCAAATGCTACGCCCGCAACATATCTTGGAAATTGGTACCTATACTGGTTATTCCGCTATTTGCCTGGCCGAAGGTTTAGCCGAAGCAGGCACCCTGCATACCATTGATGTAAATGCTGAACTAGAAGAAATGGTGCGCCGGTATTTTGCCGAAGCTGGTTTAACCGATAAAATAAAATATTACCTTGGTCAGGCGCTTACTATTATTCCAACTCTGCCCTATACTTTTGATCTGGTATTTATTGATGCCGATAAAGTAAATAATGTTAATTATTTTGATCTGGTGATAGATAAAGTTCGTGCGGGTGGATTTATAATAACAGATAATGTGCTTTGGAGCGGAAAAGTGGCAAACAGTACTTTAAACACCGATAAAGATACCCAAGCCGTACTGGCATTTAACCGCAAAGTACACGAAGACCCGCGCGTAGAAAATATTTTACTCCCTATCCGGGACGGTTTGCTGATAGCCCGAAAAATTTAA